A part of Brevinematales bacterium genomic DNA contains:
- a CDS encoding caspase family protein: MKRTGLLLLFLLLVVPSFSNLFAVTLKTLIILEDKYNYKKLNDIAQGVRVNYKHIEKLLRILEDNHIVDVDETVISGKDATKKNILKTIGDMKVDRDELFLVYFAGHGGMKKGKTFFSTAEGGMIYRKDFEEIVKEKPAKLKILITDACSASIEELAHKGLLDSVAPKESEVNPEVYRNLFLNYTGFLHISAASEGEFAWVSPAKGGFFSYALFYMTLYRNPSDTWEEVIVKAKSFTQKSYKKMYNSGKIPKKILKEIKQLGIKGQTPKVYSMPVMVNNGEKTIPLKSEGKVVKLINSTQKTVTYYLITANKKSDKYVLKPGEMQTLEDPWPMEISIYDPVAKSTYLVFNNGTYYFFIDRNDDLVLQSDDQQAIR, from the coding sequence ATGAAACGTACGGGTCTATTATTACTATTTTTACTTCTCGTTGTTCCGTCCTTTTCAAACCTGTTTGCGGTTACCCTCAAGACCCTCATAATTCTCGAGGACAAATATAATTACAAGAAACTGAACGATATCGCTCAAGGGGTGAGGGTCAATTATAAACATATCGAGAAACTTCTGCGTATCCTCGAGGATAATCATATTGTCGATGTTGACGAAACAGTCATCAGCGGCAAGGACGCGACGAAGAAAAATATCCTCAAGACGATAGGGGATATGAAGGTGGATAGGGACGAATTATTCCTTGTCTACTTCGCGGGGCATGGCGGTATGAAGAAGGGAAAAACTTTTTTCTCCACCGCTGAGGGCGGGATGATCTACCGGAAGGATTTCGAGGAGATTGTCAAGGAGAAGCCCGCGAAGCTGAAAATACTGATTACCGACGCGTGCAGCGCATCGATCGAGGAATTGGCGCATAAGGGTTTGCTCGACAGCGTCGCCCCTAAAGAATCGGAGGTGAACCCCGAAGTCTACCGGAATCTTTTCCTGAACTATACGGGATTTCTTCACATTTCCGCGGCGAGCGAGGGAGAGTTCGCATGGGTATCTCCCGCGAAGGGCGGATTTTTCTCATACGCGTTGTTTTACATGACCCTTTACCGGAACCCATCCGATACATGGGAAGAAGTGATCGTAAAAGCGAAGAGTTTTACCCAGAAAAGCTATAAAAAAATGTACAACTCCGGGAAAATTCCCAAGAAAATCCTCAAGGAGATCAAACAGCTAGGGATTAAAGGACAGACTCCTAAGGTTTATTCTATGCCGGTGATGGTGAATAACGGCGAGAAAACAATACCGTTGAAAAGCGAGGGAAAGGTTGTTAAACTGATAAATTCCACTCAAAAAACGGTTACCTATTACCTGATAACCGCAAACAAAAAATCTGACAAGTATGTACTCAAGCCCGGCGAGATGCAGACGTTAGAAGACCCGTGGCCGATGGAAATTTCAATCTACGATCCAGTGGCAAAAAGTACATATCTGGTATTTAATAACGGGACTTATTATTTCTTTATCGACCGGAACGACGATTTAGTATTGCAGTCCGACGACCAACAGGCTATTCGATAA
- a CDS encoding glycine--tRNA ligase → MPAKTMDSLVSLCKRRGFIYPGSEIYGGLQGVYDYGPLGVELKNNLKSAWWRFMVYERDDIEGLDASILTHRFVLRHSGHEATFTDPMVDCRDCKSRWRADQIKNGKCERCGGSNLTEPRPFNLMFKTTVGPIADENNFAYLRPETAQGIFSNFKNVVDSTSRKLPFGIAQIGKAFRNEITPRNFIFRVREFEQMEMEFFVRPGTDEEWHKKWVDDRVQWWKNQGLTSDNLQLYYQTKEELAHYAKATVDILYRFPHGLEELEGIANRTDFDLGSHSKNSAELNLTARVDANEDSTAKLTISDGQDNPPIVPFVIEPSAGVDRGVLAVLTEAYTEEQLENGTQRIVLKLKPHLSPIKVAVIPLARNNPDIVTVSKEIKASLLKLGIGRIFFEDSGNIGKSYRRHDEVGTPLCITVDYDTIGKGEQTELKDTVTIRDRDTMKQIRLAIEKLPDYLREYFQ, encoded by the coding sequence GTGCCTGCGAAAACGATGGACTCACTGGTATCGCTTTGTAAAAGACGCGGTTTTATCTATCCGGGCTCGGAAATCTACGGCGGCCTGCAGGGTGTTTACGACTACGGCCCCCTCGGCGTGGAATTGAAAAATAATCTGAAATCGGCATGGTGGCGGTTTATGGTGTACGAACGGGACGATATCGAGGGACTCGACGCGTCGATACTGACCCACAGGTTCGTGCTCAGGCATTCCGGCCATGAAGCGACATTTACCGACCCGATGGTCGATTGCAGGGACTGCAAGAGCCGTTGGCGCGCGGACCAGATAAAGAACGGGAAGTGCGAGCGTTGCGGAGGGTCGAACCTGACCGAGCCCCGGCCGTTCAACCTGATGTTCAAGACGACGGTCGGGCCTATCGCGGACGAGAATAATTTCGCCTATCTGCGACCCGAGACCGCACAGGGTATTTTCAGCAACTTTAAGAACGTGGTCGACTCGACCTCGAGGAAGCTGCCGTTCGGAATCGCGCAGATCGGTAAGGCGTTCCGTAACGAAATCACCCCACGGAATTTTATTTTCCGGGTGCGCGAATTCGAGCAGATGGAGATGGAATTCTTCGTGCGTCCCGGCACGGACGAAGAATGGCATAAAAAATGGGTCGACGACCGCGTGCAGTGGTGGAAGAACCAGGGACTGACCAGCGACAACCTTCAACTATATTACCAGACGAAGGAAGAGCTCGCGCATTACGCAAAGGCGACGGTCGATATCCTTTACCGTTTCCCCCACGGGCTCGAAGAGCTGGAGGGGATTGCGAACCGGACGGACTTCGATCTCGGCTCGCATTCTAAAAACTCCGCCGAATTGAATCTGACGGCGCGGGTGGACGCGAACGAGGACTCTACCGCGAAGCTGACGATATCGGACGGGCAGGATAATCCGCCGATTGTCCCGTTTGTGATAGAACCGTCGGCGGGCGTCGACAGGGGCGTACTCGCGGTGCTGACCGAAGCATATACCGAGGAGCAACTTGAGAACGGTACTCAGCGGATTGTCCTCAAGCTTAAACCCCATCTGTCGCCGATAAAAGTCGCGGTGATTCCGTTAGCGAGAAATAACCCAGATATCGTGACGGTCTCGAAGGAGATCAAGGCATCTTTATTAAAATTGGGCATCGGGAGAATTTTCTTCGAGGACAGCGGGAATATCGGTAAAAGTTACCGGCGGCATGACGAAGTGGGTACCCCTCTGTGTATCACGGTGGACTACGATACGATCGGAAAGGGCGAGCAGACCGAACTGAAGGACACTGTGACGATCAGGGACAGGGACACTATGAAGCAGATACGTCTGGCTATTGAAAAACTCCCCGATTACCTTCGGGAATACTTTCAGTAG
- the glmS gene encoding glutamine--fructose-6-phosphate transaminase (isomerizing), with protein sequence MCGIVGYIGNRDAKEIILDSLQRLEYRGYDSAGIALIDKKNHMVVQKEVGRIDNLRNEVYKYNGEVESQLGIGHTRWATHGRVNEQNAHPHCDSKKRFAIVHNGIIENYQVLRKILTDKGHTFSSETDSEVLVHLIEEFYKEEERNLQSAVVEALKVVEGTYGLAAICIDEPYKIVGARNGSPLVLGIGENEMFIASDVNAIMPYTKNVVYIEDKEVVVIKSEKFKTYTLDYQRIEKSITIVDWDVDAISKGDYETFMLKEIFEQPNAIVDAQRGRVHARDGAVKFGGLDLTPEHAKNIDKVIITACGTSWHSALVGKYMIERFAEIPVEVDYASEFRYRNPVLGKNNLVIVISQSGETADTLEALREAKRKGAKVIGITNVIGSTIAKESDGGIYLHAGPEIGVASTKAFLNQLITLAMLAIYIGRLKNMPLYEGERLLEELALIPQKITEVLKQADKIKEIALKYVHTTNFLYLGRGFNYPIALEGALKLKEISYIHAEGYPAAEMKHGPIALIDENMPVVFIAPKDSLYEKIMSNIEEVKARAGKVIVVTDLDDSVMRQKADDIIYVPSTIEEFSPMINIIPLQLIAYYIARAKELDVDKPRNLAKSVTVE encoded by the coding sequence ATGTGCGGAATTGTCGGATATATCGGAAACCGTGACGCCAAGGAGATCATCCTAGACTCATTACAGCGTTTGGAGTACCGCGGGTATGACTCCGCCGGGATCGCGCTGATCGATAAAAAAAATCACATGGTGGTTCAGAAGGAGGTCGGACGTATCGACAATCTTCGCAACGAAGTCTATAAATACAACGGCGAGGTGGAAAGCCAGCTCGGTATCGGCCACACCCGTTGGGCGACGCATGGCCGTGTCAACGAGCAGAACGCCCATCCTCACTGCGACTCGAAGAAGCGTTTCGCTATCGTGCATAACGGCATTATCGAAAACTACCAAGTCCTGCGGAAAATCCTTACCGATAAGGGGCACACCTTCTCTTCGGAGACCGATTCGGAAGTCCTCGTGCACCTGATCGAGGAGTTTTATAAGGAGGAGGAACGCAATCTCCAGTCCGCTGTAGTGGAAGCGTTAAAAGTGGTCGAGGGGACATACGGTCTCGCCGCGATCTGTATCGACGAACCGTATAAGATAGTCGGCGCGCGTAACGGTTCCCCGCTGGTGCTCGGCATCGGCGAGAACGAGATGTTTATCGCGTCCGACGTCAACGCTATCATGCCCTATACGAAAAATGTCGTCTATATCGAAGATAAAGAAGTCGTCGTGATCAAATCCGAAAAATTCAAGACCTATACGCTGGATTACCAGCGGATTGAAAAATCCATCACCATCGTCGATTGGGACGTCGACGCGATCTCCAAAGGCGATTATGAAACATTTATGCTGAAGGAGATATTCGAACAGCCAAACGCTATTGTCGACGCTCAGCGCGGACGCGTTCATGCCCGCGACGGCGCTGTCAAATTCGGAGGGCTCGACCTGACTCCCGAGCATGCAAAAAATATCGATAAGGTGATCATTACCGCCTGCGGCACAAGCTGGCATTCCGCGCTGGTCGGGAAATATATGATCGAGCGTTTCGCGGAAATCCCGGTCGAGGTCGATTACGCCTCGGAGTTCCGTTACCGCAACCCCGTCCTCGGAAAAAATAACCTCGTCATCGTCATCAGCCAGTCGGGGGAGACCGCCGATACATTGGAAGCCCTCCGCGAAGCGAAACGTAAGGGCGCGAAGGTGATCGGTATCACCAACGTGATCGGCAGTACGATCGCGAAGGAATCCGATGGGGGTATATACCTGCACGCCGGCCCGGAAATCGGTGTGGCGTCCACTAAGGCGTTCCTCAACCAGCTCATCACTCTCGCGATGCTCGCGATCTATATCGGCCGGCTGAAAAACATGCCCCTTTACGAGGGCGAGCGTCTCCTTGAGGAACTCGCGTTAATTCCCCAGAAGATCACCGAAGTCCTGAAACAAGCGGACAAAATAAAAGAAATCGCGCTGAAGTATGTCCATACCACGAATTTCCTCTATCTCGGGCGCGGATTCAATTATCCCATCGCGCTCGAGGGCGCGCTCAAGCTCAAGGAAATCTCGTATATCCATGCCGAGGGTTATCCCGCGGCCGAAATGAAGCACGGCCCGATCGCGCTGATCGACGAAAATATGCCGGTAGTCTTCATCGCTCCGAAAGATTCGCTCTATGAAAAAATTATGAGCAATATCGAGGAAGTGAAGGCGCGCGCCGGAAAGGTGATTGTGGTAACCGATTTGGACGACTCGGTGATGAGGCAAAAGGCGGACGATATTATCTATGTCCCCAGCACTATCGAGGAATTTTCGCCGATGATCAATATTATCCCGCTGCAATTGATCGCGTACTATATCGCGAGGGCGAAAGAATTGGATGTGGACAAGCCGCGTAATCTCGCGAAATCCGTGACCGTGGAATAA
- a CDS encoding MoxR family ATPase, giving the protein MDAAIERLTAESAEKSKVIQRIKDEFSKVIVGQNDLFNRMMSAIMSDGHLLLEGVPGLAKTLAISTLSQILDMGFQRIQFTPDMLPADIRGTLIYNQSSGNFDVKKGPVFTNFILADEINRAPAKVQSALLEAMQEHTVTIGDTTYNLPNPFFVMATQNPIEQEGTYPLPEAQMDRFFMKVRVDYPQRSEEKEIIRRMAGTTVPTADKAVGAQEIRELRQFAEKIYADDTITDYVVNLVFASRNPKEFGIQEGFIKYGASPRASIAFIRAAKVSAFFDGRGYVIPEDVKAVAYDVLRHRIILSFEAEAEGLTPENMIEQLLNNVEIP; this is encoded by the coding sequence ATGGACGCAGCTATCGAACGACTCACCGCGGAGAGCGCGGAAAAATCAAAAGTTATCCAGAGAATAAAGGACGAGTTTTCCAAGGTTATCGTCGGACAGAACGACCTGTTCAACCGGATGATGTCCGCGATCATGTCCGACGGGCATCTCCTTCTGGAGGGCGTACCCGGTCTCGCGAAAACCCTCGCCATCAGCACGTTATCGCAGATACTCGACATGGGCTTCCAGCGTATCCAGTTCACCCCGGACATGCTTCCCGCAGATATCCGCGGTACGCTGATCTACAACCAGAGCAGCGGGAATTTCGACGTCAAGAAAGGCCCCGTGTTCACGAACTTTATCCTCGCCGATGAAATCAACCGCGCGCCCGCGAAGGTGCAGTCCGCGCTTCTCGAGGCGATGCAGGAGCACACGGTCACTATCGGCGACACTACCTATAATCTCCCTAACCCTTTCTTCGTGATGGCGACCCAGAACCCGATCGAGCAGGAAGGGACATATCCCCTGCCCGAGGCGCAGATGGACCGTTTCTTTATGAAGGTGCGGGTCGATTACCCCCAGCGTTCCGAGGAGAAGGAAATCATCCGAAGGATGGCCGGTACGACCGTCCCGACTGCCGATAAAGCGGTCGGCGCGCAGGAAATCCGCGAGCTCCGCCAATTCGCGGAGAAAATCTACGCCGACGATACGATTACCGACTATGTCGTGAACCTCGTGTTCGCGTCGCGTAACCCTAAGGAATTCGGCATACAGGAAGGATTCATCAAATACGGGGCTTCCCCCCGGGCATCGATCGCATTCATCCGCGCGGCCAAGGTCTCGGCGTTCTTCGACGGGCGCGGGTATGTGATCCCCGAGGACGTCAAGGCGGTCGCCTACGACGTGCTCCGCCATCGTATCATCCTCTCGTTCGAGGCCGAGGCGGAGGGGTTGACTCCCGAGAATATGATCGAGCAACTGCTGAACAATGTCGAGATACCCTGA
- a CDS encoding polyprenyl synthetase family protein: MLAYFAEQKKRITDFLEQYFQLKRDSYSAGNRWGEDTARRLLEFTSRGKMIRGGLVILSESFFSEVSSADAVKAAGALEIFQSAFLIHDDIMDGDLYRRGEKTVFNQYTAMSRDEGIAAPERMGESLGICAGDLAFFAGFDILTSMEADPALKNRLISLCAEEYFKVGLAQMNDVYLGGSGREFTEEDILNVYRYKTARYTFSLPFMIGAILSGADTETMKNLESIGEIMGIIFQIKDDELGIFSSDSELGKPVGSDIRENKKTIYYYYIMETARNREDKAVLERLERIFGNPDIGRDEIEFVREFVTAAGIRERADGKIAQYSRDIEQAINSTNLNKKSTGLLETLLKYSIERRM, translated from the coding sequence ATGCTCGCATACTTCGCGGAACAGAAGAAACGGATTACGGACTTCCTCGAACAGTACTTTCAGTTGAAAAGGGATTCCTACTCCGCGGGAAATCGATGGGGTGAAGATACGGCGCGGCGCCTTTTGGAGTTCACATCGCGGGGAAAGATGATCCGGGGCGGGCTGGTTATCCTGAGCGAGTCGTTTTTTAGCGAGGTATCGTCCGCGGACGCGGTTAAGGCCGCGGGGGCGCTCGAAATATTCCAGTCGGCGTTCCTGATACACGACGATATTATGGACGGCGACCTCTACCGCCGGGGTGAAAAGACCGTGTTCAACCAGTATACCGCGATGTCCCGTGACGAGGGGATAGCCGCCCCTGAGAGGATGGGCGAATCGCTAGGGATATGCGCGGGGGATTTGGCGTTCTTCGCGGGGTTCGATATCCTGACATCGATGGAGGCCGACCCCGCGCTGAAGAACCGTCTGATCTCGTTATGCGCGGAGGAGTACTTCAAGGTGGGGCTCGCGCAGATGAACGATGTTTACCTCGGGGGGAGCGGGCGGGAGTTCACCGAGGAGGATATCCTCAACGTGTACCGTTATAAGACCGCGCGGTATACGTTCTCGCTGCCGTTTATGATCGGCGCGATACTGAGCGGCGCGGATACGGAGACGATGAAAAATCTGGAAAGCATCGGCGAGATAATGGGGATCATTTTCCAGATCAAGGACGACGAACTGGGGATATTCAGCTCCGACAGCGAACTTGGGAAGCCGGTGGGGTCGGATATCCGCGAAAATAAGAAAACTATCTACTATTACTATATCATGGAGACGGCGCGAAATCGCGAAGATAAAGCAGTCCTTGAGAGGCTCGAACGGATATTCGGGAACCCGGATATCGGGCGTGACGAAATCGAATTTGTGCGGGAATTCGTGACTGCGGCGGGAATCCGTGAGCGCGCCGATGGGAAAATTGCACAGTATTCACGGGATATTGAACAGGCGATAAATAGCACAAATCTTAACAAAAAGTCCACAGGATTGTTAGAAACACTGCTAAAATATAGCATAGAGCGCCGGATGTAA
- a CDS encoding alpha-amylase: protein MKKLGLWLTALLILSTTGAFAGVMMQGFYWDCDSGGTWWNTMKAKAYELRYMVSGVGINRIWFPPASKCLNGGYSMGYDPFDYYDLGQYNQMGTIETRFGSQAELKAAIAQYKAYGVSCTADIVLNHRAGGASEYNPKTGANTWTSFAGVLSGKATWHWDSFHPNNYCGGDEGSFGGYPDVCYSAGLAYTDMKAWLVWLKSSVNAGFDSWRFDYVKGFAAWVVLDMRAASGNPFSVGEYWDANTTTLNTWANGSGASVFDFALYYTMKDICNNTGGGGYMPNVFNSTLAFASKWDARAVTFVGNHDTDEIYTDKMMAYAFILTYKGYPCVFWKDYYNYGLATGGGYGTGWGNGIKQLVWCREKLAAGGPSISILKSNDGDWIAYQSGGYSTAAPGYIVIINDNSTAWKGGAVVTSNGYLKSKTLKAYAWSSSKSGQNYAPANQWCDASGNVQVWAAPRGYAVYSVNGL, encoded by the coding sequence ATGAAAAAGCTTGGTTTATGGTTGACTGCGCTTTTAATTCTTTCGACTACCGGCGCTTTCGCCGGCGTTATGATGCAGGGTTTTTATTGGGATTGTGATTCCGGCGGTACTTGGTGGAATACCATGAAGGCAAAAGCGTATGAATTGCGCTACATGGTCTCCGGTGTAGGTATCAACCGGATATGGTTCCCGCCCGCCTCGAAGTGTTTGAACGGCGGATATTCGATGGGATACGATCCGTTCGATTATTATGACCTCGGACAGTATAATCAGATGGGCACGATCGAGACCCGTTTCGGTTCACAGGCCGAATTGAAAGCGGCTATCGCCCAGTACAAAGCGTATGGCGTATCTTGTACGGCGGATATCGTCCTGAACCATCGTGCCGGTGGGGCAAGTGAATACAACCCCAAAACCGGTGCAAACACATGGACGAGTTTTGCCGGCGTACTTTCCGGTAAGGCGACATGGCATTGGGATTCGTTCCACCCGAATAACTATTGCGGCGGGGACGAAGGTTCCTTCGGCGGATATCCCGATGTATGTTATTCCGCGGGTTTGGCTTATACCGATATGAAGGCTTGGTTGGTATGGCTCAAGAGTTCCGTTAACGCGGGTTTCGATTCATGGAGATTTGACTATGTGAAAGGTTTTGCGGCATGGGTAGTTCTTGATATGCGCGCGGCGAGCGGCAACCCGTTCTCAGTCGGCGAATATTGGGATGCAAATACCACTACTTTGAATACTTGGGCAAACGGCAGCGGAGCTTCCGTATTCGATTTCGCTCTCTATTATACTATGAAGGACATTTGTAACAACACGGGCGGCGGCGGATATATGCCGAACGTATTCAACAGCACATTAGCTTTTGCGTCTAAATGGGATGCGAGAGCGGTCACATTCGTCGGCAACCACGACACCGATGAAATCTATACCGACAAGATGATGGCCTATGCGTTCATCCTGACCTACAAGGGATATCCCTGTGTATTCTGGAAAGACTACTATAACTACGGCTTGGCGACAGGCGGCGGATATGGTACGGGTTGGGGTAACGGTATCAAGCAGTTGGTATGGTGCCGTGAAAAGTTAGCGGCCGGCGGACCTTCTATCTCTATCCTGAAGAGCAACGACGGCGACTGGATCGCTTATCAGAGCGGCGGTTATTCTACAGCGGCTCCCGGATATATAGTAATCATCAACGACAACTCAACTGCATGGAAGGGCGGCGCTGTCGTAACGAGTAACGGTTATCTCAAGAGCAAGACCCTGAAGGCTTATGCATGGTCGTCCTCGAAGAGCGGACAGAACTATGCTCCCGCCAATCAGTGGTGCGATGCCAGCGGAAACGTTCAGGTATGGGCGGCTCCCCGCGGATATGCGGTTTATTCGGTTAACGGATTATAA